The stretch of DNA GGCCGCCGCGACGATGCCGCCACCCTGCGTCTCGAGGTGGACCGCTTCCATGGCCGTCACGACGGCCAGGCCGTGGTGGGGGGCCAGTGGCAGCTGCGCGACACCGAGGGGTCCCTGCTGGTGCTGTCGCCCTTCGCGATCGAGGTCCCCCTGGCCGAAGACGGCTATCCCGCCATGGTGCGCGCCCTGGGCCGCGGCTGGGACCGCGTGGCCGACGAGATCGCCGGAGAAATCAAACGGCTGCGTTGAGCCATGGGCTGTGGCATAATGGCGTCACGCGGCGCTCGTTGGTCCCTCCTGCCGCGCAAGATTCCTTTTCCACGCCTTGGCCAGGGACTGACCGTGTCGCAACGCGACATGGCGCGACCGAGGCGTCTCTGCGGAGACCGCATGACCTTTTCCGACCTCGGCCTGCGTGCCGAACTGCTCCGTGCCGTCGAGGCACAGGGCTACACCACCCCGACACCGATTCAGCTCAAGGCGATTCCCGCCGTGCTCAAGGGCGGGGACCTGCTGGCCAGCGCCCAGACCGGCACCGGCAAGACCGCCGGCTTCACCCTGCCGATGCTGCAGCGACTGGCCGAGGGCCCTCGCCCGGCCAAGCGCCAGGTCCGCGCCCTGGTGCTGACCCCGACACGCGAGCTCGCCGCCCAGGTGGGCGAGAGCGTGGCCGACTATGGGCGCCACCTGACGCTCAAGTCACACGTGATCTTCGGCGGTGTCGGCCAGCAGCCCCAGGTGGATGCCATCCGTAATGGCCTCGACGTGCTGGTGGCCACGCCCGGCCGCCTGCTCGACCTGCACCAGCAGAAGCACGTCGACCTGTCGAAGGTTGAGATCCTGGTGCTGGACGAAGCCGACCGCATGCTCGACATGGGCTTCATCCACGACATCAAGAAGATCCTGCGCGTGCTGCCCGAGAAGCGTCAGAACCTGCTGTTCTCGGCCACCTTCTCCAACGAGATCCAGGCGCTGGCCGGCAAGCTGCTCGACGACCCGGCGATGATCGAGGTGGCACGTCGCAACACCACCGCCGAGCTCGTCGACCAGGCGATCTATCGCGTCGACCGCGAGAAGAAGCGTGAGCTGCTGGCCCACCTCATCACCCAACACGACTGGCACCAGGTGCTGGTGTTCACCCGCACCAAGCACGGGGCCAACCGCCTGGCCGAACAGCTGTCCAAGCAGGACATCCCGGCCATGGCGATCCACGGCAACAAGAGCCAGTCGGCCCGCACCAAGGCCCTGGCCGCCTTCAAGACCGGCGACCTGCAGGTCCTGGTGGCCACCGACATCGCCGCTCGCGGCCTGGACATCGAGGAGCTGCCCCACGTGGTCAACTTCGA from Halomonas aestuarii encodes:
- a CDS encoding DEAD/DEAH box helicase — encoded protein: MTFSDLGLRAELLRAVEAQGYTTPTPIQLKAIPAVLKGGDLLASAQTGTGKTAGFTLPMLQRLAEGPRPAKRQVRALVLTPTRELAAQVGESVADYGRHLTLKSHVIFGGVGQQPQVDAIRNGLDVLVATPGRLLDLHQQKHVDLSKVEILVLDEADRMLDMGFIHDIKKILRVLPEKRQNLLFSATFSNEIQALAGKLLDDPAMIEVARRNTTAELVDQAIYRVDREKKRELLAHLITQHDWHQVLVFTRTKHGANRLAEQLSKQDIPAMAIHGNKSQSARTKALAAFKTGDLQVLVATDIAARGLDIEELPHVVNFELPNVAEDYVHRIGRTGRAGSEGKAVSLVCVDEHGLLKGIERLIKRDLEKRIEPGFEPDPNARPEPIENGRGKRGGGGGRNGQGPRRQGQDAGQRRGNDEARAPRRRRGGRSGSRQA